Proteins found in one Aspergillus chevalieri M1 DNA, chromosome 2, nearly complete sequence genomic segment:
- a CDS encoding damage-control phosphatase ARMT1 family protein (COG:T;~EggNog:ENOG410PGEW;~InterPro:IPR036075,IPR002791,IPR039763;~PFAM:PF01937;~go_function: GO:0051998 - protein carboxyl O-methyltransferase activity [Evidence IEA]), with product MEFDPKTPQFHTSDSSSFGYVSAHERWPVILTGAIDDLHRTVGDVTDEEKRKEGKAIIENLAKLKYELQHDRQLTQIPDDGQEPTAAEYNKELEQRGNLSWCNGPWLYLECYMYRRLSTYFAQSKHWKGYDVFARQKMSTFKSSRPAVLELAARYKELALEAEKGEGKDGRTIEQIEQARRVLFSEMCEICLWGNATDLSLLTTLTYEDLQKLQGSQARKAAEKNILVNDMDAAFDVLQKAQKEKEDQERRVDIVLDNSGFELFVDLILAGYLLSAGIATKVVLHPKSIPWFVSDVTPRDFPDLLNALKDAQNFYTAPDDSGREHQPLSEKELDEVNFLYNQWSQLHQEGKLVIRPDPFWTGAGSYWRMPHTAPELFEDLKNSELVLLKGDLNYRKLTNDAAWDPTTPFTTAIGPLGPKSGLRVLAFRTCKADVVVGLPAGVDEELRQIPGGGGDKKREWAWTGKWAVVSFCDGKA from the exons ATGGAGTTCGATCCCAAGACCC CGCAATTCCACACCTCCGACAGTTCCAGCTTCGGCTACGTATCTGCCCATGAGCGATGGCCTGTTATTCTG ACCGGCGCCATCGACGACCTCCACCGAACAGTCGGCGATGTGACCGACGAGGAGAAGCGGAAAGAGGGCAAGGCCATTATTGAGAACTTGGCCAAGTTGAAATATGAATTGCAGCATGATAGGCAATTGAC ACAAATCCCGGATGACGGCCAGGAGCCAACGGCTGCTGAGTATAATAAGGAGCTGGAGCAGAGGGGGAACTTGTCGTGGTGTAACGGGCCATGGTTGTATTTGGAGTGTTATATGT ACAGACGTTTAAGCACATACTTCGCGCAGTCGAAGCACTGGAAGGGGTACGATGTTTTTGCCCGACAGAAGATGTCTACATTCAAGTCATCTCGACCCGCCGTGCTGGAACTAGCAGCCAGATACAAGGAGCTCGCCCTCGAAGCTGAGAAGGGCGAGGGCAAGGACGGAAGAACAATAGAGCAGATCGAGCAAGCGAGACGGGTGCTTTTCTCGGAGATGTGCGAGATTTGCCTGTGGGGAAATGCAACTGATCTGTCGCTGTTGACTACGCTTACCTACGAGGACCTGCAGAAGTTGCAGGGCTCGCAGGCGCGGAAGGCGGCGGAGAAGAACATCCTCGTTAATGATATGGACGCTGCATTTGATGTTCTGCAAAAGGcgcagaaggagaaggaggatcAGGAGCGTCGGGTGGATATTGTGCTCGATAACTCTGGGTTTGAACTCTTTGTCGACCTCATTCTTGCCGGCTACTTGCTTTCTGCAGGCATTGCGACTAAGGTTGTGCTGCATCCCAAGTCGATCCCTTGGTTCGTGTCAGACGTTACTCCCCGGGACTTCCCAGACCTCCTCAACGCCCTGAAAGACGCGCAGAACTTCTACACAGCACCCGATGACTCTGGCAGAGAGCACCAACCTCTCTCGGAGAAGGAATTGGACGAGGTGAACTTCCTCTACAACCAATGGAGCCAGCTCCACCAGGAAGGCAAGCTGGTCATTCGTCCCGACCCTTTCTGGACCGGCGCCGGATCTTACTGGCGCATGCCTCACACCGCACCCGAGTTGTTCGAAGATCTCAAGAACAGCGAACTGGTGCTGCTCAAGGGCGACCTGAACTACCGCAAGTTGACCAACGACGCCGCCTGGGACCCTACGACTCCGTTCACAACCGCCATCGGTCCTTTGGGCCCCAAATCTGGTCTGCGTGTTCTTGCCTTCCGGACCTGCAAGGCAGATGTCGTTGTTGGTCTTCCTGCTGGTGTAGACGAAGAACTCCGTCAGATACCAGGAGGAGGGGGTGATAAGAAGCGGGAGTGGGCTTGGACCGGGAAGTGGGCTGTTGTTTCTTTCTGTGATGGGAAGGCTTAG
- the ppt1 gene encoding protein serine/threonine phosphatase PPT1 (BUSCO:EOG09261M78;~COG:T;~EggNog:ENOG410PGEW;~InterPro:IPR011990,IPR019734,IPR006186,IPR013026, IPR004843,IPR041753,IPR029052,IPR013235,IPR011236;~PFAM:PF08321,PF00149;~go_function: GO:0004721 - phosphoprotein phosphatase activity [Evidence IEA];~go_function: GO:0005515 - protein binding [Evidence IEA];~go_function: GO:0016787 - hydrolase activity [Evidence IEA];~go_process: GO:0006470 - protein dephosphorylation [Evidence IEA]), with the protein MSSDIEAANALKVQGNKAFAQHEWPTAVDFYTKAIEKYDKEPSFFSNRAQAHIKLEAHGFAIVDATKALELDPGYIKAYWRRALANTAILNHREALKDFKAVVKREPNNRDAKLKLADCEKLVRRMEFEKAIEVGDPPSAFEDLDIDSMAVDDGYDGARLEKEMTQEFIDDMIERFKNGKKIHRKYVFQIIKAVRDLVYAEPTMVEIGVEEGNKLTVCGDTHGQFFDLLEIFRRNGYPSEKHAYLFNGDFVDRGSWSTEIALLLYAYKMLRPNGIFLNRGNHETDDMNKVYGFEGECKAKYNERVFKVFSESFSALPLATLIGSKYLVLHGGLFSDDNTSLDDIRKLNRHNQRQPGQQGLMMEMLWTDPQTAPGRGPSKRGVGLQFGPDITKRFCEKNGLEAIIRSHEVRMEGYEVEHDGRCITVFSAPKYCDTTENKGAYINLGPELKLDYQVFEAVPHPPIKPMAYAQNSLLSMM; encoded by the exons ATGTCTTCGGACATCGAGGCCGCCAACGCACTCAAGGTGCAAGGAAACAAGGCGTTCGCTCAGCACGAATGGCCGACTGCCGTGGATTTCTACACAAAGGCGATTGAGAAGTATGACAAGGAGCCGTCGTTCTTCAGCAATCGCGCTCAG GCGCATATTAAACTCGAGGCGCATGGGTTTGCGATTGTGGATGCAACGAAGGCGTTGGAGCTTGACCCGGGTTATATCAAG GCATACTGGAGGCGTGCCCTTGCCAACACCGCTATCCTTAACCACCGTGAGGCCCTAAAAGACTTCAAAGCCGTCGTCAAGCGGGAACCCAACAACCGCGATGCGAAACTCAAGCTAGCAGACTGCGAGAAGCTCGTCCGTCGTATGGAATTCGAGAAGGCGATTGAGGTTGGCGATCCGCCTTCGGCTTTCGAAGATCTGGATATCGATTCGATGGCGGTGGACGATGGATATGATGGTGCCCGGCTTGAGAAGGAAATGACACAGGAGTTTATCGATGATATGATTGAGCGGTTCAAGAACGGGAAGAAGATCCACCGCAAGTACGTGTTCCAGATCATCAAGGCGGTTAGAGACCTGGTCTATGCGGAACCGACGATGGTTGAGATCGGGGTGGAAGAGGGGAATAAACTGACAGTGTGTGGTGACACACACG GTCAATTCTTCGATCTTCTCGAAATCTTCCGAAGAAACGGATACCCCTCGGAGAAGCATGCATACCTCTTCAACGGAGACTTTGTCGACCGTGGCTCGTGGTCGACAGAAATCGCCTTGCTCCTCTACGCATACAAGATGCTTCGTCCCAACGGGATCTTCCTCAACCGTGGCAACCACGAGACGGACGATATGAACAAGGTTTATGGTTTCGAAGGAGAATGCAAGGCCAAGTACAACGAGCGGGTATTCAAGGTCTTCTCCGAGTCGTTCTCCGCTCTGCCCTTGGCCACTTTGATTGGCAGCAAATACTTGGTTCTGCACGGTGGTCTCTTCTCGGACGACAACACATCCTTGGACGACATCCGGAAACTGAACCGACACAACCAGCGCCAGCCCGGCCAGCAGGGTCTGATGATGGAGATGCTCTGGACAGACCCGCAAACGGCACCTGGCCGTGGACCCAGCAAGAGAGGCGTTGGTCTCCAGTTCGGTCCCGATATCACCAAGCGGTTCTGTGAGAAAAACGGTCTCGAGGCCATTATCCGTTCGCACGAGGTCCGCATGGAGGGTTACGAGGTCGAGCACGACGGACGCTGTATCACCGTCTTCTCCGCACCGAAGTATTGCGATACGACAGAGAACAAGGGCGCCTATATCAACCTGGGACCAGAACTCAAGCTCGATTACCAGGTGTTTGAGGCGGTGCCTCACCCTCCTATCAAACCGATG GCATACGCCCAGAACTCGCTTCTATCTATGATGTGA